The Pseudomonas putida nucleotide sequence GCACCCTCGAAGAGCATTTCGCCTGTCGGCTCTTCGTGCGCAGTGGTCGCAGCCTGCAGCTGACCGAAGCGGCACGGGTGCTGCTGCCCGGCGTGCGCGAAGGCTTTGCGGCGCTGGAGCGGGCCTGCGATACCTTGCGCGGGGAGGATGACATCCTGCGCATGAAGGCGCCGTCCACGCTGACCATGCGCTGGCTACTGGCACGGCTGAGCCGCTTCAGGCACCTGCAGCCCGGCAACGAGGTGCAGCTGACCAGTGCCTGGATGGATGTCGACCATGTGGACTTCAACCAGGAACCGTTCGATTGCGCGGTGCTGCTCAGCGACGGGGTATTCCCGGCGGACTGGGAAGTGCGTCGGTTGTTTTCCGAGCTGTTGATCCCGGTAGGGGCGCCGGACCTGCTACAGGAAGGGCCGTGGGACGAGCGGCGGCTGGCCGGTATCGAGCTGCTGCACCCGACCCCCGACAAGCGTGACTGGCGCGAATGGCTGGAGCGCATGGGGCTCAGCGACAAGGTGTCGCTCAAGGGCGGGCAGGTGTTCGATACCCTGGAGCTGGGCATGATCGCGGCGGCGCGGGGTTACGGCATCTCGATGGGCGACTTGCTGATGGTTGCCGAGGATGTGGCTCAGGGGCGCTTGAGTTTGCCTTGGCCGACGGCGGTGCCTAGTGGCATGGATTATTACCTGGTGTGGCCGCGGACCCGGCCAGGCGGGGAGCGGTTGCGGCGGTTGAGCGTGTTTTTGCAGGAAGAGGCGGCGGCAGTTGACTTGCCTGCGGTGGAAATCCTGCCAGCCCTTTGACTGCCTGCACTGGCCTCTTCGCGGGGCAAGCCCGCTCCTACAGGGACGCGCGCTCGACTGTAGGAGCGGGCTTGCCCCGCGAAGAGGCCGGAACAGGCAAAAGGAAAACGTTTGCGAATACCCCGGTCCGACACTCAAGTATTCAGAAGCGTCGCCGATCTACTGGCACCAGCGTCCCGGAAGAGGGCGCGATTTCCTGTCTATAACAAGCGGGCGGTCAGCGTGATCAGGGACGATCCCGGCCTCTTGCCAGGAGCTTCTTCATGTCTCAACCGCGTGCCCGAATTGCCTCGCAACTCGGTGTCGCCCTCGCCGTCGTGCTGGCGCTGGTGATTACCGGCAGTACCCTGTTCGCCCTGCGTGCGCTGGACGACGCCAACCTCGCCACCCGCCAGGCCCACCTGGCCAGCGAAGCGCGACTGCTGGCCGATCAGCTCGATACCTTCCACGGTTCGCTCAAGGACAACACCCAGCGCCTGAGCGGCCTGTTCGAGCGCCGCTTCGCCTCGGGCCTGTCGCTGCACGCTGGCGAGACCGTGCAGGTCGCAGGCCTTGCCACGCCCGCCCTGTACCTGGGCGATCGGCTGCTGAACAACGATTTCCAGGTGGTCGACGAATTCCAGCAGATGACCGCCGGCATCGCGACCCTGTTCGTGCGCAGCGGCGAGGACTTCGTGCGCATCAGCACCAACCTGAAGAAACAGGACGGCACCCGCGCCATCGGTACCCAGCTCGACCGCCAGCACCCGGCCTATACCAAGCTGCTGGCCGGGCAGATGTACGTCGGCCGCGCCGTGCTGTTCGAGCGCAACTACATGACCCGCTACGTGCCGGTCAGCGACAGCAGCGGCCGGGTGATCGCGGTGCTGTTCGTCGGCTTCGACTACACCGACGCGCAGAACGCCCAGTTCGCCAACCTCAAGCGCTTCCGTATCGGTGAAACCGGCTCCCTGGCCATTCGCGATGAAAAAGACCAATGGCTGGTGCCGCCGGCCAATGCCGACCAGGACCTGTTCAGCGCCAGCGCGCCGTTCGCCGAGGGCCCCTGGACCGTGGTCGCCAGCATGCCGAAGGCGGAAATTCGCGAAGTGACCTGGAGCGTCGGCCTGCGCCTGGCCATCGGCAGCCTGCTGGCGATGCTGCTGGCCGTGGCCGCCACCCTGTGGCTGCTGCGCCGCAAGCTGCGGCCGCTGGATGACCTGGTGCGCCAGGCCGAGGCACTGGGTGCCGGCGACCTGAATGCGCGCCTGAGCGTGTCCAGCCATGACGAGATCGGCCAGCTGGCGCGCAGCTTCAACCAGATGGGTGAGGCGCTGGCGACCATGGTCGAGCACATTCGCAGTGCCTCCGAGCAGGTCAGCAGCCGTGCGCGTTCGCTGTCCGGGCTGTCTACCGGTGCCTGCGAGGGCATGGACCAGCAGTCCGGCGAGATCACCAGCATGGCCGGTGCGGTTGAGGAGTTCAGCGCGACCTCGATGAACATCGCCGACAACATGGCCGGTACCGAACGCATGGCCCGCGACAACGCCCAGCAGACCCGCATCGGCCGCAGTGCCATGGACGAAGCGTCGAGCTCGCTGCGGCAGATTGCCGAAGCG carries:
- a CDS encoding LysR substrate-binding domain-containing protein; the encoded protein is MSRQLPPLYALRAFEAAARLSSFTRAGEELSITQSAVSRHIRTLEEHFACRLFVRSGRSLQLTEAARVLLPGVREGFAALERACDTLRGEDDILRMKAPSTLTMRWLLARLSRFRHLQPGNEVQLTSAWMDVDHVDFNQEPFDCAVLLSDGVFPADWEVRRLFSELLIPVGAPDLLQEGPWDERRLAGIELLHPTPDKRDWREWLERMGLSDKVSLKGGQVFDTLELGMIAAARGYGISMGDLLMVAEDVAQGRLSLPWPTAVPSGMDYYLVWPRTRPGGERLRRLSVFLQEEAAAVDLPAVEILPAL